Proteins from a genomic interval of Lycium ferocissimum isolate CSIRO_LF1 chromosome 2, AGI_CSIRO_Lferr_CH_V1, whole genome shotgun sequence:
- the LOC132048274 gene encoding auxin-responsive protein SAUR50-like → MGLKKTSSKHSTQTAALKQMIKRCSSFGKNENGFPHDVPKGHFVVYVGENRSRYIIPISWLTYPEFQSLLQRAEEEFGFSHEMGITIPCHEDDFCSLISMFR, encoded by the coding sequence atgggTCTAAAGAAAACAAGCAGCAAACACAGCACACAAACAGCAGCTTTGAAACAAATGATCAAAAGGTGTTCCAGCtttggaaagaatgagaatgGTTTCCCTCATGATGTCCCAAAAGGACATTTTGTTGTGTATGTGGGAGAAAATAGGAGCAGATACATAATTCCTATTTCTTGGTTGACATATCCTGAATTTCAAAGTTTGCTTCAAAGAGCTGAAGAAGAGTTTGGATTTAGCCATGAGATGGGCATAACTATTCCTTGTCATGAAGATGATTTCTGCTCTCTGATTTCCATGTTCAGATGA